From the genome of Spirosomataceae bacterium TFI 002, one region includes:
- a CDS encoding Outer membrane receptor proteins, mostly Fe transport — MKKLLLLITGIAMSFASYSQAPKQISGLVLDNEAVPLPFANVLQLNATDSALVKATTTDIDGKFLFETSIDGQFLLKISMVGFEEFGSTPFFINDESPSYELKNIKLALAANQLGEVEVVAKKPFIEQQIDKTVLNVENSIVASGNTLLQVLEKAPGVVVDRQNSSLRLKNKNGVQVMIDGKLNYLSQEALMEFLNNTNSEQVATIEIITNPSSKYDAAGNAGIINIKLKKNKNFGTNGSLSLSAGDVFLPNSVSDLYRGSGNLSLNHRTEKVNLFTNLNAGRNAFYSDNTLMRSTNFEGLRSEFDQVSRRNGKGLYQNARVGADIFLSKKTTLGFITDVNNWDGQMVSGGLTKIKEVNGDDISSSSLTPISDRNMKRLNFSFNSNLKHEFNDKGKELTFDIDYSGFRNNVNQTFANTYYDDQDQITSIQNQRNRTPTDINIFASKIDFVIPTENKTKIEFGAKTSYVKTDNDFVFEQELESGWESDAGKTNHFIYTEWVNAAYINVGHQWDKIGLQTGLRAEHTKSEGHSITLDERVPRSYLSLFPTMFVTQKINDENSLRYSYSRRIGRPNYEQLNPFLFFLDPYTFEKGNEYLKPQFTENIEVAYTLKDAITLSLGYAFIKDNMFDVIEQDDATRLTFQTQTNLEKVHNYSANLSFPVKVTKWWMMQNNLSAYYNKYMDSDVSGGVLNVGQFAYNFYTSSSITLKNDWSAQANMWYNSPNVYGIIRVTKPQYAVNLGVQKSILDKKGKLKFNINDIFLTSFSRATINYQNVDLITTNRWASRSATISFTYNFGNQNVKGARNRNTASEDLKQRAGGNN, encoded by the coding sequence ATGAAAAAGCTATTACTTTTAATCACGGGCATTGCTATGTCCTTTGCATCCTATTCGCAAGCACCAAAACAAATCTCGGGTTTAGTTTTGGATAATGAAGCAGTTCCGCTTCCATTTGCCAATGTACTACAGCTCAATGCTACAGATTCAGCATTAGTTAAAGCAACTACTACCGACATTGATGGAAAGTTTTTATTTGAAACCTCAATTGATGGTCAGTTTTTACTCAAAATCAGCATGGTTGGTTTTGAAGAATTCGGTTCAACTCCATTTTTCATCAATGATGAATCTCCTAGCTACGAGCTTAAAAACATCAAATTGGCTCTAGCTGCAAATCAGCTTGGAGAAGTGGAAGTGGTCGCTAAAAAGCCTTTTATTGAGCAACAAATAGACAAGACCGTTCTTAATGTAGAGAATAGTATTGTTGCTAGTGGAAACACGCTTCTACAAGTTTTGGAGAAAGCTCCAGGCGTAGTAGTAGACCGTCAAAACTCAAGCCTTAGACTTAAAAACAAGAATGGTGTTCAAGTAATGATTGATGGAAAACTCAACTATCTTTCACAAGAAGCTCTCATGGAGTTTTTGAACAATACCAATAGTGAGCAAGTAGCTACCATTGAAATAATCACAAACCCATCTTCAAAATATGATGCAGCAGGAAATGCAGGTATTATCAATATCAAGCTGAAGAAAAATAAGAACTTTGGAACAAATGGAAGCCTTTCTCTTTCTGCTGGAGATGTATTCCTTCCTAATTCTGTAAGCGACTTATACAGAGGCTCAGGAAACTTATCGCTAAATCATCGTACAGAAAAAGTAAATTTATTTACCAACCTAAACGCAGGACGGAATGCATTTTATAGTGACAATACACTTATGCGTTCAACGAATTTTGAAGGTTTAAGATCTGAATTTGATCAAGTATCTCGAAGAAATGGAAAAGGCCTTTATCAAAATGCACGAGTAGGGGCGGATATTTTTCTAAGCAAGAAAACAACTTTAGGTTTCATTACTGATGTGAATAACTGGGATGGTCAAATGGTATCGGGAGGACTTACCAAAATCAAAGAAGTCAATGGAGATGACATAAGCTCAAGTAGCTTAACACCGATTTCAGATCGCAATATGAAAAGGTTGAACTTTTCTTTTAACTCCAATTTGAAGCATGAATTCAATGATAAGGGTAAAGAATTGACATTTGATATTGACTACAGTGGATTTCGTAATAATGTAAATCAAACTTTTGCCAACACTTATTATGATGATCAAGATCAAATTACCAGTATTCAAAATCAGCGAAACCGCACACCTACTGATATCAATATTTTTGCATCAAAAATAGATTTTGTGATTCCTACGGAGAACAAAACTAAAATTGAATTTGGAGCAAAAACCAGTTATGTAAAAACTGACAATGACTTTGTGTTCGAACAAGAATTGGAAAGTGGATGGGAAAGTGATGCAGGGAAAACCAATCACTTTATTTACACTGAATGGGTAAATGCAGCATATATTAACGTAGGACATCAATGGGACAAAATCGGCCTACAGACTGGCTTAAGAGCTGAACATACTAAATCTGAAGGGCATTCTATTACGCTCGACGAAAGAGTACCAAGATCATATTTGAGCCTATTCCCTACGATGTTTGTAACTCAAAAGATTAACGACGAAAACTCACTTCGTTACTCATATAGCCGAAGAATTGGTCGCCCAAATTATGAGCAACTAAATCCATTTTTGTTCTTCTTAGATCCATATACTTTTGAAAAAGGGAATGAATACCTAAAACCACAATTCACTGAGAATATTGAGGTTGCTTACACATTGAAAGATGCTATTACACTAAGTTTAGGATATGCATTTATAAAGGATAATATGTTTGATGTCATTGAGCAAGATGATGCTACAAGGCTAACATTCCAGACACAGACAAACCTAGAAAAAGTACATAACTACTCGGCAAACCTATCTTTCCCTGTTAAGGTAACGAAATGGTGGATGATGCAAAACAACCTAAGTGCTTACTATAACAAATATATGGACAGTGATGTAAGTGGTGGTGTGTTAAATGTTGGACAGTTTGCCTATAATTTCTACACCAGTAGCTCGATTACACTTAAAAATGACTGGAGTGCCCAAGCAAACATGTGGTATAACTCACCTAATGTTTATGGTATCATTCGAGTAACAAAACCACAATATGCTGTAAACCTTGGTGTTCAAAAGAGCATTTTGGACAAAAAAGGGAAGCTTAAATTTAACATAAATGACATCTTCCTAACCTCATTCTCTAGAGCAACGATCAACTACCAAAACGTAGACCTTATCACTACAAATAGATGGGCGAGTAGATCAGCCACAATTAGCTTTACTTACAACTTTGGTAATCAAAATGTAAAGGGTGCAAGAAACCGAAATACGGCATCAGAAGATCTAAAGCAAAGAGCAGGTGGAAACAATTAA
- a CDS encoding hypothetical protein (non-canonical start codon;~manually curated), with the protein MNINSSFNPPFWQFNGHVQTIVPSLFRKIPVPYVRERITLPDTDFLDLDWIKKGSKKLLIVTHGLEGDSTRHYVTGMIKLFTENGFDGLGWNCRSCSGEINSVPRFYHHGDAEDLRFVVEYAIEKYDYEEIFLVGFSMGGSLTLRLLGEKPNLLPSQVKASLAASVPLDLPTSVYELYKPSKSFYMKRFINKLAVKIEQKSKMFPDHPHLKFDNYFKEIKNFEDFDGRYTAPLHGYESAKDFYEQASVKPLIKNITIPTTILQAKNDPFLSPECLDLGDAANNQNLNLLLTEKGGHVGFEEKNSLFSFAENTALAFANQFIG; encoded by the coding sequence ATCAATATCAATTCTTCATTCAATCCTCCATTCTGGCAGTTTAATGGACATGTGCAAACCATCGTCCCTAGCTTGTTTCGTAAGATTCCAGTTCCTTACGTAAGAGAGAGAATCACTTTGCCAGATACTGATTTCTTGGATTTGGATTGGATAAAAAAAGGCAGCAAAAAACTACTTATCGTCACACACGGACTTGAGGGAGACTCCACACGGCATTATGTGACAGGAATGATCAAGCTTTTTACTGAAAATGGTTTTGACGGCTTGGGTTGGAATTGTAGATCATGCAGTGGAGAAATAAACAGTGTCCCACGTTTTTATCATCATGGAGATGCGGAGGATTTACGATTTGTTGTTGAATACGCCATCGAAAAGTACGATTATGAAGAAATATTTCTTGTAGGTTTTAGCATGGGAGGTAGCCTAACACTGAGGCTTTTAGGCGAAAAGCCAAACTTGCTTCCATCGCAAGTAAAGGCTTCCTTGGCAGCATCTGTACCTCTGGATTTGCCTACTTCGGTTTATGAATTGTATAAGCCAAGTAAGAGTTTCTACATGAAAAGGTTTATCAATAAACTTGCAGTAAAGATTGAGCAGAAATCAAAAATGTTTCCTGACCATCCTCACTTGAAGTTTGATAATTATTTTAAGGAAATTAAGAATTTTGAAGATTTTGATGGCCGCTATACAGCCCCATTACACGGCTATGAAAGTGCCAAGGATTTTTATGAGCAGGCAAGTGTAAAGCCTTTGATCAAAAATATCACGATCCCTACCACCATACTCCAAGCGAAAAATGATCCTTTTCTTTCACCAGAATGCCTAGATCTTGGTGATGCTGCGAATAATCAAAACCTAAATTTGCTTCTAACTGAGAAAGGCGGGCATGTTGGTTTTGAGGAAAAAAATAGCCTATTTTCTTTTGCCGAAAATACTGCACTTGCATTTGCAAATCAATTCATAGGATAG
- a CDS encoding LSU ribosomal protein L31P: MKKDIHPNYREVVFWDLSSDYKFISRSCVESSETITYEDGKEYPVCKVEVSSDSHPFYTGKNVLLDTTGRVDKFKKRYGIK; this comes from the coding sequence ATGAAAAAAGATATTCATCCAAATTATAGAGAAGTTGTATTCTGGGATTTATCATCAGATTACAAATTCATTTCGCGTTCATGTGTAGAAAGCAGCGAAACCATCACATACGAAGATGGTAAAGAGTACCCAGTATGTAAAGTCGAGGTTAGCTCAGACTCACACCCATTTTACACTGGTAAAAATGTACTTCTTGATACTACAGGACGTGTAGACAAGTTTAAGAAGCGTTACGGAATCAAGTAA
- a CDS encoding muramoyltetrapeptide carboxypeptidase, with protein MNKTYISPPYLREGDKVGICSMASAVSEEAITKAVKQLEAKGFEVVLDENILAWEFNFAGNDAIRLHALQSMLDNPEIKAVFSSRGGYGVSKITDDLNFDKFIENPKWIVGFSDITALHMKIQSIGFQSIHGPMPSTFGYNQNSFDLLIETLNGKVGEIITKPNSLNRTGTATAPIIGGNLCLLAHNVGSSGDFSFDNHLLYIEDIGEYAYNIDRMLVQLQRAGKLNNLAGLIIGDFSDVRENDSPFGKTVEEIILSHVSDYSYPVCFDFPIGHEKINLAVKNGAIATLESNIKQSKLTYNDII; from the coding sequence ATGAATAAGACATACATTTCACCTCCATATTTACGCGAAGGCGATAAAGTTGGCATTTGTAGTATGGCAAGTGCCGTAAGTGAAGAAGCTATAACTAAGGCTGTAAAACAGCTAGAAGCCAAAGGATTCGAAGTTGTTTTGGACGAAAACATACTTGCGTGGGAATTCAACTTCGCAGGTAACGACGCAATTAGACTCCATGCCCTACAATCGATGCTCGATAATCCTGAAATAAAGGCGGTATTTTCGAGCAGAGGAGGCTACGGAGTTTCTAAAATCACCGATGATCTTAACTTCGACAAGTTTATTGAAAACCCAAAATGGATAGTTGGTTTTAGTGACATTACTGCCCTGCATATGAAGATTCAATCTATTGGGTTTCAAAGTATCCATGGGCCAATGCCTAGTACATTTGGTTACAATCAGAATAGCTTCGATTTGCTAATAGAAACACTTAATGGAAAAGTAGGCGAAATCATTACCAAACCTAATTCCCTCAATCGTACGGGCACCGCAACGGCACCAATTATAGGCGGAAATCTATGTTTACTTGCTCACAATGTGGGTTCTAGTGGTGATTTCTCTTTCGACAATCACTTGCTATATATAGAAGATATAGGCGAATACGCATATAATATTGACAGAATGCTAGTTCAGCTCCAAAGGGCTGGAAAATTAAACAATTTGGCAGGATTGATAATTGGTGACTTTAGCGACGTAAGAGAGAATGACAGTCCATTTGGCAAAACAGTGGAAGAAATTATACTTTCTCACGTTTCAGATTACTCCTATCCGGTTTGCTTCGATTTTCCTATTGGGCATGAAAAAATCAACCTTGCTGTGAAAAACGGAGCCATAGCCACTTTAGAATCAAACATAAAACAATCAAAATTGACATATAATGACATCATCTAA
- a CDS encoding Arylsulfatase A: MIINTKPLKKIAFIFTLLSLTGCKLGKEEKSLANGTTTRPNIIFILADDYGIMDSQAYAQKFTGASPSEMFYETPNIDRLVSEGVAFSQAYANQLCSPTRASLLTGKYAGRLGFTTAMPPRETYYNQNLPVPNGYYPNDVLEHKDNIEIEQALLNGVSNSAVPAGSSIDGGKDEISIAEALTDYHSAFIGKWHLGGFGAKGYQPADQGFEPLAWYDAGGSAYFNWKKAWNNKEKSRFPKMPQEHSEIGNSGENTNEAYLTDDLTVQALNYIDKRAKIKDQPFFLYFSHFAIHAPYQGKEDEVAYFEGKNTKGWNGHDDPIYASMIKSMDRSVGLILKKLEETGLEENTLVVFMSDNGGIDAEITPNGQGTENSPFLGGKACVTEGGIRVPLIFRWKGKIKEGNWVDVPIDCTDLYPTILEAAGYDPKEISHAKELDGESLFTLLSDIENSKKTYSKKTHYWHYPFNVIYNSPYEPLALTPHSAIRDGDYKLIYDWYGRLHLYNIEVDPFEKNDLSNKMPELRDEMFNKLMDWLKGNIEKRYWPTLNPKYDPKNESRSTPFNDRFSTYLK; encoded by the coding sequence ATGATTATCAACACCAAACCTTTGAAAAAAATAGCTTTCATTTTTACCTTATTATCTCTTACCGGATGTAAGCTTGGAAAAGAAGAAAAGTCACTTGCAAACGGCACGACAACTAGACCCAACATCATTTTTATTCTTGCAGATGATTACGGCATCATGGATAGTCAAGCGTATGCTCAAAAGTTTACTGGTGCGTCTCCCTCTGAGATGTTTTACGAAACCCCCAATATTGATCGACTTGTGAGTGAAGGAGTGGCGTTCTCTCAAGCATACGCCAATCAATTGTGTTCTCCCACACGAGCGAGTTTATTGACTGGCAAGTACGCAGGACGTCTAGGTTTTACAACCGCTATGCCTCCAAGGGAAACCTATTACAATCAAAACTTGCCCGTTCCTAATGGCTATTATCCCAATGATGTATTAGAGCATAAAGACAACATTGAAATCGAACAAGCACTGCTTAATGGTGTTTCAAATTCTGCTGTTCCAGCTGGAAGCTCTATAGACGGAGGTAAGGACGAAATTTCAATTGCAGAGGCCTTGACAGATTACCATTCGGCATTTATTGGCAAGTGGCACTTAGGTGGCTTTGGAGCAAAGGGATATCAACCAGCTGATCAAGGTTTTGAGCCATTAGCATGGTATGATGCAGGGGGTTCGGCTTATTTCAATTGGAAAAAGGCTTGGAATAACAAGGAGAAAAGTAGGTTTCCTAAAATGCCCCAAGAGCATTCTGAAATAGGTAATTCAGGCGAAAATACCAATGAAGCGTACCTCACAGACGACTTGACTGTTCAAGCATTGAATTACATTGACAAAAGAGCCAAAATAAAGGATCAACCATTCTTTCTATATTTCTCACATTTTGCTATCCATGCTCCCTACCAAGGAAAGGAAGATGAAGTTGCTTATTTTGAAGGTAAAAATACCAAAGGTTGGAACGGACACGATGATCCAATTTATGCTTCTATGATTAAAAGTATGGATCGCTCGGTTGGTTTGATTCTTAAAAAGCTAGAAGAAACAGGCCTTGAAGAAAACACCTTAGTTGTTTTCATGTCCGATAATGGAGGTATAGATGCGGAAATTACTCCAAATGGTCAAGGAACAGAAAATAGCCCTTTTCTTGGTGGCAAAGCCTGTGTAACCGAAGGCGGAATTCGCGTTCCACTTATCTTTAGGTGGAAAGGTAAAATCAAAGAGGGCAATTGGGTCGATGTTCCTATCGATTGTACAGACCTTTATCCTACGATTTTAGAAGCAGCTGGCTATGACCCCAAAGAAATCTCTCATGCCAAAGAACTGGACGGCGAAAGCCTTTTTACTCTACTTTCTGACATTGAGAATAGTAAAAAAACTTACAGTAAGAAAACTCATTATTGGCACTACCCATTCAATGTGATTTATAATAGTCCCTACGAGCCATTAGCCTTGACCCCTCACTCTGCGATCAGAGATGGCGATTATAAACTTATCTATGATTGGTACGGAAGATTACATCTTTACAATATTGAAGTAGATCCATTTGAAAAAAATGACCTTTCTAATAAAATGCCAGAACTGAGGGATGAAATGTTCAACAAATTGATGGATTGGCTGAAGGGTAATATTGAAAAAAGGTATTGGCCCACTCTTAATCCCAAATATGATCCCAAAAACGAGTCGAGAAGTACTCCGTTTAATGATAGGTTTTCAACCTATTTGAAATAG
- a CDS encoding phosphoserine aminotransferase apoenzyme, with product MARVKTFFTAGPAELYPKFEEYLQAAMDEQVGSISHRSGAFKKIYQHTDEQLRILLDIPAENAIMFTGTASEIWERMVLNCSELETFHLVNGSFSSKFQQYAAAIGRHTHVMKKGAGEGFVYSEIEVPSHAELICTTQNETSTGVQMREADIHKLKRSNNDKLLAVDMVSSAPIPALDFKVVDTAMFSVQKSFGMPAGLGVWIANEACLAKSESILAKGKSVGGHHDLPSLWSQSKEFQTPSTPNMLAIYILGKIAEDMNKIGIEVLRKETDKKAKKIYDYFEKKEGYGLGVSNENLRSRTVAVIDTPVASKEIIARIQENNMIIGSGYGAKKDSQIRIANFIATSMEQIEELLNVFDKI from the coding sequence ATGGCAAGAGTAAAAACTTTTTTCACAGCTGGACCTGCTGAATTGTATCCAAAATTTGAAGAATACCTACAAGCTGCAATGGATGAGCAAGTGGGTTCCATCTCGCATAGAAGCGGGGCTTTCAAAAAGATATATCAACATACAGATGAGCAGCTTAGGATTTTGCTAGACATTCCTGCAGAAAATGCAATTATGTTCACTGGAACTGCTTCGGAGATTTGGGAGCGTATGGTGCTTAATTGTAGTGAGTTAGAGACCTTTCATTTGGTAAACGGTTCTTTCTCTAGCAAGTTTCAGCAATATGCAGCAGCAATAGGAAGACATACGCATGTCATGAAAAAAGGTGCGGGCGAAGGTTTCGTATATTCCGAAATAGAGGTGCCTAGTCATGCAGAGTTGATTTGCACTACTCAGAACGAGACAAGTACGGGAGTTCAAATGCGTGAAGCTGATATTCATAAACTGAAGCGAAGCAATAATGATAAGTTATTAGCGGTTGATATGGTTTCTTCTGCTCCAATTCCTGCCTTAGATTTCAAAGTTGTGGATACGGCAATGTTTTCGGTTCAAAAATCCTTTGGAATGCCAGCTGGTTTAGGGGTTTGGATTGCGAATGAAGCTTGTTTGGCAAAATCAGAGTCTATTCTTGCAAAAGGGAAAAGTGTGGGTGGCCATCATGACTTACCTTCACTTTGGTCTCAAAGCAAAGAGTTTCAAACTCCTTCAACTCCCAATATGCTTGCTATTTATATTTTGGGAAAAATTGCCGAGGATATGAATAAAATAGGAATTGAAGTACTAAGAAAAGAAACAGACAAAAAGGCGAAAAAGATATACGATTATTTCGAAAAGAAAGAAGGTTATGGACTAGGGGTTTCAAACGAAAATTTGAGGTCTAGAACAGTTGCTGTGATCGATACACCGGTCGCATCGAAAGAAATCATAGCGAGAATTCAAGAAAATAACATGATTATTGGTAGTGGTTATGGAGCAAAAAAGGATTCACAGATACGAATTGCCAACTTTATTGCTACTTCTATGGAGCAAATAGAAGAATTATTAAATGTTTTTGACAAAATTTAG